A genome region from Variovorax paradoxus includes the following:
- a CDS encoding VOC family protein — translation MSRFLGEIRQLGYVVHDIEAAMDYWSTKLGVGPWFYNPKVPIKNYRYNGEAHEPHNSVALANSGYVQVELIQTRNDVPSMYRDFLQAGRTGLQHVAYWTADYDADLARLTAQGFKPVMSGEVGERGRFIYFDTEYHPGTVIELSEVAGPKGKMFDLIRSASEGWDGSEPVRPFPDLSKL, via the coding sequence ATGAGTCGATTCCTCGGCGAGATCCGCCAGCTGGGCTATGTCGTGCACGACATCGAAGCCGCCATGGACTACTGGAGCACCAAGCTCGGCGTGGGCCCCTGGTTCTACAACCCCAAGGTGCCCATCAAAAACTACCGCTACAACGGCGAGGCGCACGAGCCGCACAACTCGGTCGCGCTGGCCAACTCGGGCTACGTGCAGGTCGAGCTCATCCAGACGCGCAACGACGTGCCCTCGATGTACCGCGACTTCCTGCAGGCCGGGCGCACCGGGCTGCAGCACGTCGCCTACTGGACCGCCGACTACGACGCCGACCTCGCGCGCCTCACCGCGCAGGGCTTCAAGCCCGTGATGAGCGGCGAGGTAGGCGAGCGCGGCCGCTTCATCTACTTCGACACCGAGTACCACCCGGGCACCGTCATCGAGCTGTCGGAAGTGGCAGGGCCCAAGGGCAAGATGTTCGACCTGATCCGCAGCGCGTCCGAAGGCTGGGACGGCAGCGAGCCGGTGCGCCCCTTCCCCGACCTGAGCAAGCTGTGA
- a CDS encoding ribulose-bisphosphate carboxylase large subunit family protein — MAAERTERIRARYLIETPHDLAAVAEVMAGEQSCGTFTRVEGETDALRERARGTVEAITELDAASTPSLPNALLERKGAKGPWRRAHVDIAFPVANIGANLPTLAATVSGNLYDLGEVTGLRLESLQVPPAYRARFDMPRVGIAGTRRATGVAGGALVGTIIKPNVGLSASDTAELVGRLCAAGVDFIKDDEVCADPAHAPLAERVPAVMAVVRAHQERTGKHVMVAFNITDETDAMKRHADLVEREGGSCVMASLNWCGHSGIQTLRRHTPLALHGHRNGYGALSRHPLLGISFQAYQTLWRLAGVDHMHVHGLQGKFSQPDSEVIESAQDCYTPLTDAADDRVMPAFSSGQWAGTVPATWQAIGSDDLLFMAGGGILAHPDGAAAGVTSIRQAWSAARAGVPLADAARDQPELAHALAFFGKP, encoded by the coding sequence ATGGCGGCTGAACGCACCGAACGCATCCGCGCGCGCTACCTCATCGAGACGCCGCACGACCTGGCCGCGGTGGCCGAAGTGATGGCCGGCGAGCAATCGTGCGGCACCTTCACACGCGTCGAGGGCGAGACCGATGCGCTGCGCGAGCGCGCGCGTGGCACGGTCGAGGCGATCACCGAGCTGGACGCGGCCAGCACGCCCTCGCTGCCCAACGCGCTGCTCGAGCGCAAGGGCGCGAAGGGGCCATGGCGTCGCGCGCATGTCGACATCGCATTTCCGGTGGCCAACATCGGCGCGAACCTGCCCACGCTTGCGGCCACCGTCTCGGGCAACCTCTACGACCTGGGCGAGGTGACCGGACTGCGGCTCGAATCGCTGCAGGTGCCGCCCGCCTACCGCGCCCGGTTCGACATGCCGCGCGTGGGCATCGCCGGCACGCGCCGCGCCACCGGCGTGGCCGGCGGTGCGCTGGTCGGCACCATCATCAAGCCGAACGTCGGGCTCTCCGCCTCGGACACGGCCGAGCTGGTCGGCCGGCTCTGCGCCGCGGGCGTCGACTTCATCAAGGACGACGAGGTGTGCGCCGACCCCGCGCATGCCCCGCTCGCCGAACGCGTGCCGGCCGTGATGGCGGTGGTGCGTGCCCACCAGGAGCGCACCGGCAAGCACGTGATGGTGGCCTTCAACATCACCGACGAGACCGACGCGATGAAGCGGCACGCCGACTTGGTCGAGCGCGAAGGCGGCTCGTGCGTGATGGCCAGCCTGAACTGGTGCGGCCACTCGGGCATCCAGACGCTGCGCCGGCACACCCCGCTGGCGCTGCACGGGCACCGCAACGGCTACGGCGCGCTGTCGCGGCATCCGCTGCTGGGCATCTCCTTCCAGGCCTACCAGACGCTGTGGCGCCTGGCGGGCGTCGACCACATGCACGTGCACGGGCTGCAGGGCAAGTTCTCGCAGCCCGACAGCGAAGTCATCGAGTCGGCACAGGACTGCTACACGCCGCTCACCGATGCGGCCGACGACCGCGTGATGCCGGCGTTCTCGTCGGGCCAGTGGGCCGGCACCGTGCCGGCGACGTGGCAGGCCATCGGCAGCGACGACCTGCTCTTCATGGCCGGCGGCGGCATCCTCGCGCATCCCGATGGCGCAGCCGCGGGCGTGACCAGCATCCGGCAGGCCTGGTCGGCCGCGCGCGCGGGCGTGCCGCTGGCGGACGCCGCCAGGGACCAGCCCGAGCTGGCGCACGCCCTCGCCTTCTTCGGCAAGCCATGA
- a CDS encoding four-carbon acid sugar kinase family protein, with amino-acid sequence MRPSPAVVYYGDDFTGATDTLGTAARAGLRALLFLKTPDAAHLERAGALDVLGIAGAARAMTPEEMQAELRPVAALFRTLGARVLHYKTCSTFDSAPHIGSIGAAVRVLRSAVQQPWTAIVGGQPNIGRYCLFGNLFAAAGSGGEVFRIDRHPTMSRHPVTPMDEADLRLHLSKQGLADVCSVPFTAASRGSDALDTALRQALHSPPADAVLFDVADASQLAAIGDVLWSRAQGSTLLAVGPSSVVDALASALPALRESRGGAPAARTRVPPAQGPVLVLAGSLSPVTARQVAAASSFDIVWLDAAKLAQRDAAALATHADAITEALARGHNVLACTRTPNAASSSSAPLDAQALARAGGDLLAKVLAATPLKRVGIAGGDTSSHGVQALDAWGLGYVADMGAGASLCRVHSDSAALDGMEIMLKGGQMGTEDVFERLVHGDPA; translated from the coding sequence ATGAGGCCGTCTCCGGCGGTCGTCTACTACGGCGACGACTTCACCGGCGCCACCGACACGCTGGGCACCGCCGCACGCGCCGGGCTGCGCGCGCTGCTGTTCCTGAAAACGCCGGACGCCGCGCACCTCGAACGCGCGGGCGCACTCGACGTGCTCGGCATCGCGGGCGCCGCACGCGCCATGACACCCGAAGAAATGCAGGCCGAGCTTCGGCCCGTGGCCGCGCTCTTCCGCACGCTCGGTGCGCGCGTGCTGCACTACAAGACTTGCTCGACCTTCGACAGCGCACCACACATCGGCTCCATCGGCGCCGCCGTGCGCGTGCTGCGCTCCGCCGTGCAGCAGCCGTGGACCGCGATCGTCGGCGGGCAGCCCAACATCGGCCGCTACTGCCTCTTCGGCAACCTGTTCGCGGCGGCCGGCAGCGGCGGCGAGGTGTTCCGCATCGATCGCCATCCGACGATGAGCCGCCATCCGGTGACGCCGATGGACGAGGCCGACCTGCGGCTGCATCTGTCGAAGCAAGGGCTCGCGGACGTGTGCTCCGTGCCGTTCACCGCGGCGTCGCGCGGCAGCGATGCCCTCGACACCGCGCTGCGGCAGGCGCTGCATTCGCCGCCGGCCGACGCAGTGCTGTTCGACGTGGCGGATGCATCGCAGCTTGCGGCCATCGGCGACGTGCTGTGGTCGCGCGCGCAGGGCTCGACCCTGCTCGCGGTGGGCCCCAGCAGCGTGGTCGATGCACTGGCGAGCGCGCTGCCCGCCTTGCGCGAGTCGCGCGGCGGTGCACCTGCTGCGCGAACGCGCGTGCCGCCCGCGCAGGGACCGGTGCTGGTGCTCGCCGGCAGCCTGTCGCCGGTCACGGCCCGGCAGGTGGCGGCCGCATCGTCGTTCGACATCGTGTGGCTCGACGCCGCGAAGCTCGCGCAACGCGACGCCGCGGCACTGGCAACGCATGCCGATGCCATCACCGAGGCCCTCGCACGTGGGCACAACGTGCTGGCTTGCACGCGCACGCCGAATGCGGCTTCTTCTTCAAGCGCGCCGCTGGATGCGCAAGCCCTCGCACGCGCCGGCGGCGACCTGCTGGCGAAGGTGCTGGCCGCGACGCCGCTGAAACGCGTCGGCATCGCGGGCGGCGACACCTCGAGCCACGGCGTGCAGGCGCTCGACGCGTGGGGCCTCGGCTACGTCGCCGACATGGGCGCCGGCGCGTCGCTGTGCAGGGTGCACAGCGACAGCGCAGCGCTCGATGGCATGGAGATCATGCTGAAGGGCGGTCAGATGGGCACGGAGGACGTGTTCGAGCGCCTGGTGCATGGCGACCCCGCCTGA
- a CDS encoding LysR family transcriptional regulator: MELRHIRYFMAVAEERNFTRAAARIGIGQPPLSQQIKDLEAEIGAQLFRRVPHGAELTTAGQAFLESVRAIPLQAEKAMQAAQRGARGELGALRIGMTGSAIFNPAVPSAIRSFRRAYPAVDLTLEESNTTRLGAGVRDGDFDAAFLRPGAAGSEGLQIRLLSEEPMVVALPARHPAAASEAVDLRRLRGDAFVMTPRAVGPTLFDTVVSACRKSGFEPVLGQSAPQIGSVVTLVAAELGVSVVPASMAQLQVNGVVYRPIEGKPPVTRLTLAYRRGETSSIVRNFIAHAVGGRAAV; the protein is encoded by the coding sequence ATGGAACTGCGCCACATCCGATACTTCATGGCCGTTGCAGAAGAACGCAACTTCACGCGTGCGGCCGCCCGCATCGGCATCGGCCAGCCGCCGCTGAGCCAGCAGATCAAGGACCTCGAGGCCGAGATCGGTGCCCAGTTGTTCCGCCGCGTGCCGCACGGCGCCGAACTGACCACCGCAGGCCAGGCCTTCCTGGAAAGCGTGCGTGCGATCCCGCTGCAGGCCGAGAAGGCGATGCAGGCCGCGCAGCGCGGCGCGCGCGGCGAGCTGGGTGCCTTGCGCATCGGCATGACCGGCTCGGCCATCTTCAATCCGGCGGTGCCATCGGCCATCCGTTCGTTCCGCCGCGCCTACCCGGCCGTCGACCTCACGCTGGAGGAGTCGAACACCACGCGGCTGGGTGCCGGCGTGCGCGACGGCGACTTCGATGCCGCGTTCCTGCGGCCCGGGGCGGCCGGCAGCGAGGGGCTGCAGATCAGGCTGCTGTCCGAGGAGCCGATGGTGGTGGCGCTGCCCGCGCGCCATCCGGCGGCGGCGTCGGAGGCGGTCGACCTGCGCCGCCTGCGCGGCGACGCGTTCGTGATGACGCCCCGCGCCGTCGGGCCCACGCTGTTCGACACGGTCGTGTCGGCATGCCGCAAGTCGGGCTTCGAGCCGGTGCTGGGGCAGTCGGCGCCGCAGATCGGCTCGGTGGTGACGCTGGTGGCGGCGGAACTGGGCGTGTCGGTGGTGCCCGCGTCGATGGCGCAACTGCAGGTGAACGGCGTGGTCTACCGGCCGATCGAGGGGAAGCCGCCGGTGACACGGCTGACGCTGGCCTATCGCAGAGGGGAAACGTCGAGCATCGTGCGGAATTTCATCGCACACGCGGTCGGGGGCCGTGCGGCGGTGTGA
- a CDS encoding MFS transporter, which yields MSLPDSSSLVSRGSSTYRRISIALFLAGFATFSLLYCVQPLLPAFTREFGVSPAASSLALSLSTGFLAFAILCASALSETLGRRGLMFASMCGASVLTVVVAITPDWHALLAARAVEGLVLGGVPAVAMAYLAEEIEPGGLGFAMGLYVAGTAFGGMVGRVGIGVLTELGSWRLAMATLGAIDLLAAIGFVLLLPASRNFVRHKGLSPRRHIGHWLGHLRHSGMASLFMIGFLLMGAFVTVYNYAGFRLMAPPYDLNQTQVSLLFAVYIFGIVASSAAGAMADRLGRRPVLVAGIAVAGLGVLTTLLHALAGVAAGVVLLTIGFFIAHSVASGWVGRMAAQAKGHASSLYLLAYYAGSSLMGSVGGWAWAHGGWPAVAGFTGALLAAALLLGINVERGARRQAAARA from the coding sequence ATGTCCCTTCCTGATTCGTCGTCCCTCGTTTCCCGCGGCTCCTCCACCTATCGCCGCATCAGCATCGCCCTTTTCCTTGCCGGCTTCGCCACGTTCTCGCTGCTGTACTGCGTGCAGCCGCTGCTGCCAGCCTTCACCCGGGAGTTCGGCGTGAGCCCGGCCGCGAGCTCGCTGGCCCTGTCGCTGAGCACCGGTTTTCTTGCCTTCGCGATCCTGTGCGCGAGCGCGCTGTCCGAAACCCTGGGCCGGCGCGGCCTGATGTTCGCGTCGATGTGCGGCGCGTCGGTGCTCACGGTGGTGGTGGCGATCACGCCCGACTGGCATGCGCTGCTGGCGGCGCGCGCCGTGGAAGGCCTGGTGCTCGGCGGCGTGCCGGCAGTCGCCATGGCCTACCTCGCCGAAGAGATCGAGCCCGGCGGTCTCGGCTTCGCGATGGGCCTCTACGTGGCCGGCACGGCCTTCGGCGGCATGGTGGGACGCGTGGGCATCGGCGTGCTGACCGAGCTCGGCTCATGGCGCCTCGCGATGGCCACGCTCGGCGCGATCGACCTGCTGGCGGCCATCGGCTTCGTGCTGCTGCTGCCGGCGTCGCGCAACTTCGTGCGCCACAAGGGCCTTTCGCCGCGCCGTCACATCGGACACTGGCTGGGGCACCTGCGCCACAGCGGCATGGCTTCCCTGTTCATGATCGGCTTCCTGCTCATGGGCGCGTTCGTCACGGTCTACAACTACGCGGGCTTCCGGCTCATGGCGCCGCCCTACGACCTGAACCAGACGCAGGTGAGCCTGCTCTTCGCGGTGTACATCTTCGGCATCGTCGCCTCGTCGGCGGCGGGCGCGATGGCCGACCGGCTGGGACGCCGCCCGGTGCTGGTGGCAGGCATCGCGGTGGCGGGCTTGGGCGTGCTCACGACACTGCTGCACGCCCTGGCCGGCGTGGCAGCCGGTGTGGTGCTGCTGACCATCGGCTTCTTCATTGCGCACTCGGTCGCCAGCGGCTGGGTCGGGCGCATGGCTGCGCAGGCCAAGGGGCACGCGTCCTCGCTCTACCTGCTCGCGTACTACGCAGGCTCGAGCCTGATGGGCTCGGTGGGCGGCTGGGCCTGGGCGCACGGCGGCTGGCCGGCTGTCGCGGGCTTCACCGGTGCACTGCTGGCCGCTGCGCTGCTGCTCGGCATCAACGTGGAGCGAGGTGCACGCCGACAGGCCGCGGCGCGGGCCTGA
- a CDS encoding excinuclease ABC subunit UvrA: MDAGDSDHSNNSSRDDASGRFVRVRGAREHNLKQVNVDIPRDALVVFTGISGSGKSSLAFGTLYAEAQRRYLESVAPYARRLIDQVGVPAVDSIDGLPPAVALQQQRGTPGARSSVGSVTTLSNLLRMLYSRAGDYPARQPMLHAEDFSPNTPQGACPVCHGIGRVFEVTERSMVPDDSLSIRERAIAAWPPAWHGQNLRDILVTLGYDVDKPWRDLPKKARDWILFTDEQPTVPVYAGFTPAETRAALRSKMAPSYQGTFTGARRYVLHTFATTQSALMKNRVSRFMTGALCPSCKGKRLRKESLSVRVAGLDIGEIAHMPLGELVRVLKPIAAGRLPRQSEEKRIAAQRLAHDIVERLGILLGLGLGYLSLDRRTPTLSPGELQRLRLATQIRSNLFGVVYVLDEPSAGLHPADGEALVVALDMLKGAGNSLFVVEHDLSLMRHADWLVDVGPDAGEKGGVVLYSGPPDGLRGVAGSHTAKYLFAEPKPRSGAPRTPSGWLRLAGISRNNLDRLAAEFPLGVLTAVTGVSGSGKSSLVTQALVELVSAHLGDEPPEAEEEAGAAPAVSERTAGRIVQGAERIRRLVRVDQKPIGRTPRSNLATYTGLFDDVRKLFAGTPAARRHRYDAGRFSFNVAKGRCPACEGEGFVSVELLFMPSVYAPCPTCHGSRFNPQTLKVTLRGKTIADVLGLTVDEAHAFFEGDAVVERPLALLRAIGLGYLRLGQPATELSGGEAQRIKLATELQRAQRGDTLYVLDEPTTGLHPADMDRLMAQLDGLVDAGNTVIVVEHDMRWVAACDWVIDMGPGAGGEGGRIVATGTPAQVAKVPDAVSRTAPYLRQWMNDGRGTPRPGNARKEHRK, encoded by the coding sequence ATGGATGCAGGCGACTCCGATCACAGCAACAACAGTTCGCGCGACGACGCGTCGGGGCGTTTCGTGCGCGTGCGCGGCGCGCGCGAGCATAACCTCAAGCAGGTGAACGTCGACATCCCGCGCGATGCGCTGGTGGTGTTCACCGGCATCTCGGGCTCGGGCAAGTCGTCGCTCGCATTCGGCACGTTGTATGCCGAGGCGCAGCGGCGTTACCTCGAGTCGGTGGCGCCTTATGCGCGCCGGCTCATCGACCAGGTCGGCGTCCCGGCGGTCGACAGCATCGACGGCCTGCCGCCCGCGGTGGCGCTCCAGCAGCAGCGCGGCACGCCGGGCGCGCGCTCGTCGGTGGGCAGCGTGACCACGCTGTCGAACCTGCTGCGCATGCTGTATTCGCGCGCTGGCGACTATCCGGCGCGCCAGCCCATGCTGCACGCCGAGGACTTCTCGCCCAACACGCCGCAGGGCGCCTGCCCGGTGTGCCACGGCATCGGCCGCGTGTTCGAGGTCACCGAGCGGTCGATGGTGCCCGACGACTCGCTGAGCATCCGCGAGCGCGCCATTGCCGCATGGCCGCCGGCCTGGCACGGGCAGAACCTGCGCGACATTCTCGTGACGCTGGGCTACGACGTCGACAAGCCCTGGCGCGACCTGCCGAAGAAGGCGCGCGACTGGATCCTGTTCACGGACGAGCAGCCGACGGTGCCGGTGTACGCCGGCTTCACGCCCGCCGAGACGCGCGCCGCGCTGCGCAGCAAGATGGCGCCGAGCTACCAGGGCACCTTCACGGGCGCGCGCAGGTACGTGCTGCACACCTTCGCGACCACGCAGAGCGCGCTCATGAAGAACCGCGTCTCGCGATTCATGACCGGCGCGCTGTGCCCCTCGTGCAAGGGCAAGCGGCTCAGGAAGGAATCGCTGTCGGTGCGCGTGGCCGGGCTCGACATCGGCGAGATCGCGCACATGCCGCTGGGCGAACTGGTGCGCGTGCTGAAGCCGATCGCGGCGGGCCGCCTGCCTCGCCAATCGGAAGAAAAACGCATCGCCGCGCAGCGGCTGGCACACGACATCGTGGAGCGTCTGGGCATCCTGCTCGGCCTGGGCCTGGGCTACCTGTCGCTCGACCGGCGCACGCCCACGTTGTCGCCGGGCGAGCTGCAGCGGCTGCGGCTCGCCACGCAGATCCGCTCGAACCTGTTCGGCGTGGTGTACGTGCTCGACGAGCCATCGGCAGGCCTGCACCCGGCCGATGGCGAGGCGCTGGTGGTGGCGCTCGACATGCTCAAGGGCGCGGGCAATTCGCTGTTCGTGGTCGAGCACGACCTGTCGCTGATGCGCCATGCCGACTGGCTGGTCGACGTGGGTCCGGATGCCGGCGAGAAGGGCGGCGTGGTGCTCTACAGCGGGCCGCCCGACGGCTTGCGCGGCGTGGCGGGCTCGCACACGGCAAAGTACCTGTTCGCAGAACCGAAGCCGCGCAGCGGCGCACCGCGCACGCCGTCGGGCTGGCTCAGGCTGGCGGGCATCTCGCGCAACAACCTCGACCGGCTGGCCGCGGAGTTTCCGCTCGGCGTGCTCACAGCGGTGACCGGCGTGTCGGGCTCCGGCAAGTCGAGCCTGGTGACGCAGGCCCTGGTCGAGCTGGTGTCGGCGCACCTGGGGGATGAGCCGCCCGAGGCCGAGGAGGAAGCCGGCGCCGCGCCTGCTGTTTCGGAGCGCACCGCAGGGCGCATCGTGCAGGGCGCCGAGCGCATCCGCCGGCTGGTGCGCGTCGATCAGAAGCCCATCGGCCGCACGCCGAGGTCGAACCTCGCGACCTACACCGGCCTGTTCGACGACGTGCGCAAGCTGTTCGCCGGCACGCCGGCCGCGCGCAGGCACCGCTACGACGCGGGCCGTTTTTCCTTCAACGTGGCCAAGGGGCGCTGCCCGGCCTGCGAGGGCGAGGGTTTCGTGAGCGTGGAGCTGCTGTTCATGCCGAGCGTCTACGCGCCGTGTCCCACCTGCCACGGCTCGCGCTTCAATCCGCAGACGCTGAAGGTGACGCTGCGCGGCAAGACCATCGCCGACGTGCTCGGCCTCACCGTCGACGAAGCGCATGCGTTCTTCGAAGGCGATGCGGTCGTCGAGCGGCCGCTGGCGCTGCTGCGCGCCATCGGGCTCGGCTACCTGCGGCTGGGCCAGCCGGCCACCGAACTGTCGGGCGGCGAGGCGCAGCGCATCAAGCTCGCGACAGAGCTGCAGCGCGCGCAGCGCGGCGACACGCTCTACGTGCTCGACGAGCCCACCACCGGCCTGCATCCGGCCGACATGGACCGGCTGATGGCGCAGCTCGACGGGCTGGTCGATGCAGGCAACACGGTCATCGTGGTGGAGCACGACATGCGCTGGGTGGCGGCCTGCGACTGGGTGATCGACATGGGGCCGGGCGCGGGCGGCGAGGGCGGCCGCATCGTCGCCACCGGCACGCCCGCTCAGGTGGCGAAGGTGCCCGATGCGGTCAGCCGCACGGCGCCCTACCTGCGGCAATGGATGAACGACGGGCGCGGCACGCCGCGACCCGGCAATGCAAGAAAGGAGCACAGGAAATGA
- a CDS encoding alpha/beta hydrolase family protein, translating to MPTRHNTIDIPVDGQHIDGTLVAASNVVPGVLLVHGWDGSQEQYIARAHEIAALGCVCLTFDLRGHARHAAQRLEVTREDNLHDVLAAYDTLVGHPSVDPASIAIVGSSYGGYLAALVSAMRRVRWLALRAPALYRDREWDKPKGELSRSDLLAYRRSLVGPKDNRALAACAAFRGDVLIVESEHDQIVPHPVITNYRAAFQSVRSVTYRVISDADHALSKQMWRQAYGQLLVSWMTEMTQGARSEGAKSPGALTRPVSANPA from the coding sequence ATGCCAACGCGACATAACACCATCGACATTCCCGTGGACGGACAGCACATCGACGGCACGCTGGTGGCCGCCTCGAACGTCGTGCCCGGCGTGCTGCTGGTGCATGGATGGGACGGCAGCCAGGAACAGTACATCGCGCGCGCGCACGAGATCGCGGCGCTCGGGTGCGTGTGCCTCACTTTCGACCTGCGCGGCCACGCGCGGCATGCGGCACAGCGCCTTGAGGTGACCCGGGAAGACAACCTGCACGACGTGCTCGCGGCCTACGACACGCTGGTGGGGCATCCGTCGGTCGACCCCGCCTCGATCGCCATCGTGGGCAGCAGCTACGGCGGCTACCTTGCGGCACTGGTGAGCGCGATGCGGCGCGTGCGATGGCTTGCGCTGCGAGCGCCGGCGCTCTATCGGGACCGCGAATGGGACAAGCCGAAGGGAGAGCTCAGCCGCTCGGACCTGCTTGCGTACCGCCGCTCGCTGGTGGGGCCGAAGGACAACCGTGCGCTCGCTGCCTGTGCGGCATTCCGCGGCGACGTGCTCATTGTGGAATCGGAGCACGACCAGATCGTGCCGCATCCCGTGATCACCAACTACCGGGCGGCGTTCCAGAGCGTGCGGTCGGTGACCTACCGCGTCATCTCCGACGCCGATCACGCACTCTCGAAGCAGATGTGGCGCCAGGCCTACGGCCAGTTGCTGGTGTCGTGGATGACCGAGATGACGCAGGGCGCGCGCTCGGAGGGCGCCAAGTCGCCCGGCGCACTCACGCGGCCGGTGTCGGCAAACCCTGCGTAG
- a CDS encoding DUF3182 family protein has product MESLVTIDGQVRRVVMPGVPGTAPPDAAVRDDIRPHGSTVTWSADPSAYCSDHERATRRNFAERLAALKGFDFAGEHDPAGIYMRPLYVVPSDTLPSTDVAQSLGISSLHDLFGGVVPRPFVATKAITHGVAGPSAARPEGWDPSFAARVPQAVLQGFSAFSRDDARRAGRTLLEAGPVRVKQVRATGGRGQRVAADAAALDACLEGMDAAELAAHGVVLEENLDRPLTFSVGQVTVGPTTLSYHGSQRLTRDNAGIEVYGGSDLTLVRGGFDVLLADSGLAPGLRLAIDQAMRYHQAVIDCYPGFFASRINYDVAQGMGAGGIWRSGVLEQSWRLGGASGAELAALEHFRADPACWRVQASTHEEYGEGVLAPPGAIVHYQGIDSRVGPLTKYALLTPHANAT; this is encoded by the coding sequence ATGGAGTCTCTCGTCACGATCGATGGGCAGGTCAGACGCGTCGTCATGCCGGGAGTGCCCGGCACCGCGCCGCCCGACGCCGCTGTCCGAGACGACATCAGGCCGCACGGGAGCACGGTGACCTGGAGCGCCGACCCGAGCGCCTACTGCAGCGACCACGAGCGCGCCACGCGACGCAATTTCGCGGAGAGGCTCGCGGCGCTGAAGGGCTTCGATTTCGCCGGCGAGCATGACCCGGCGGGTATCTACATGCGGCCGCTGTACGTGGTGCCCAGCGACACCCTCCCCAGCACGGACGTGGCGCAATCCCTCGGCATCTCGTCGCTGCACGACCTGTTCGGCGGCGTGGTGCCGCGGCCCTTCGTGGCGACCAAGGCGATCACGCACGGCGTGGCGGGGCCGTCGGCAGCGCGGCCCGAGGGCTGGGACCCGTCGTTTGCGGCGCGCGTGCCGCAGGCGGTGCTCCAGGGCTTTTCCGCCTTCTCCCGTGACGATGCGCGCCGTGCCGGTCGCACGCTGCTCGAAGCCGGCCCCGTGCGCGTGAAGCAGGTGCGCGCCACTGGTGGCAGGGGCCAGCGCGTCGCCGCCGACGCTGCAGCGCTGGACGCGTGTCTCGAAGGCATGGACGCCGCCGAGCTTGCGGCACATGGCGTGGTGCTCGAGGAGAACCTCGACCGGCCCCTGACCTTCAGCGTGGGACAGGTCACGGTCGGCCCCACCACGCTGAGCTACCACGGCAGCCAGCGGCTCACGCGCGACAACGCCGGGATCGAGGTGTACGGCGGCTCCGACCTCACGCTGGTGCGCGGCGGCTTCGACGTCCTGCTGGCAGACAGCGGCCTCGCGCCCGGACTGCGCCTGGCCATCGACCAGGCCATGCGCTATCACCAGGCTGTGATCGACTGCTACCCCGGCTTCTTCGCTTCGCGCATCAACTACGACGTGGCGCAGGGCATGGGTGCGGGCGGCATCTGGCGCTCGGGCGTGCTCGAGCAGTCGTGGCGCCTGGGCGGTGCGAGCGGCGCGGAGCTTGCGGCCCTCGAGCACTTCCGCGCGGACCCCGCCTGCTGGCGCGTGCAGGCTTCGACGCACGAGGAATACGGCGAAGGCGTGCTTGCGCCGCCGGGCGCCATCGTCCATTACCAGGGCATCGACAGCCGCGTCGGGCCCCTGACCAAATATGCCTTGCTGACACCGCATGCCAACGCGACATAA
- a CDS encoding cell envelope biogenesis protein TolA, which yields MKKLAKLAPVLMAAMLVAAGSAAAQSNPPGAAVPPNTPGVATGKSEMAGEARKDRRAPGMVRGQPGDEARTPEGGAIGNDRAAQAGERRAETRDERRPGKPKPVPGGTPK from the coding sequence ATGAAGAAACTTGCGAAACTTGCACCTGTCCTCATGGCCGCCATGCTCGTGGCCGCCGGTTCCGCCGCGGCGCAGTCGAATCCGCCCGGCGCGGCCGTGCCGCCCAACACGCCCGGCGTGGCGACCGGCAAGTCGGAGATGGCGGGTGAAGCCCGGAAGGACCGTCGCGCACCGGGAATGGTGCGCGGGCAGCCGGGCGACGAGGCCCGCACGCCCGAAGGCGGCGCCATCGGCAACGACCGTGCTGCGCAGGCGGGCGAGCGGCGCGCAGAAACGCGCGACGAACGCCGTCCTGGCAAGCCGAAGCCGGTACCCGGCGGCACGCCGAAGTAA